GACAGGTGCGGAACCTCCTGTAAACTACATGGCTCATCTCTCCTCGCCCCGGGCCCCACGCCGCCCATCGAAAGCCCGTATTCGAACGCGTAAGGAGCCACGTGCCAGAGGGGGAACCGACAGGCCGACGACCCGGCCCGCCGCGCCCGAAGGGGCCGGCGGGGCCCCTGCGGCGTCTGTTCCCGATGGTCCGGCCCTACCGCCGCAACCTGGTGGTGGCGATCGCGGTCTCGATCGCCGCCCTGGGGGCCCAGGTCAACGCGCCGCTGGTCGTCAAGCGGTACATCGACGAGGCCATCAGGGGCAACCGGCCGCAGTCGGTGATCCCCTACGCGCTTGTGATCTTCGGCCTTGGCCTCGCGCAGGCCGTCATGTGGTTTGTCCGGCGCAACCTGCTCGGATCGGCGGCGGTCGGGCTCGAAAACGACCTGCGCAACCGCCTCTACGGGCACCTTCAGGCGCTGCCCGTGTCCTTTCACGACGGGTGGCAGTCGGGGCAGCTGGTGTCGCGTGCCGTCAGCGACATCTCACGCATCCGCAGGTTCCTGGGCTTCGGTCTGTCCTGGCTGGTGATCCTGGCCGTCCAGTTCGCGTGGATCACCGTCCTGCTCTTCCGCCTTGACGTGGGCCTGGCGATCACCACGATCGCGTTCTCGGCCCCCGTGGCGTTGATGAGCTACCGCTTTTCGCGGAGGTTCCGCAAGATTTCGCGCGACACCCAGGACCAGCAGGGAGACCTCACCACGGTCATCGAAGAGGTCGCCACCGGCGTGCGCGTGATCAAGTCGTACGGACGCAGCCGGGAGCGCTCTGAGATCTTCAGCCGTCAGGCCCTGAAGCTGCGGGAGATAACCCTGGTCGGTGTGTCGCTGCGGGCCAAGTGGTGGTCGCTGAACACGATCCTGCTGAACACCAACCTCGTCGTGATCCTTCTGTTCGGCGGCTTGCGGGTCGTCAACGGCGGGCTCAGCCTCGGCGCCCTGGTCGCTTTCATCCAGTTCCAGCTGATGCTGGTGTGGCCGGTCCGCGATGTCGGGTGGATCCTGTCCAACGGCCAGGAGGCGTCCGCGGCCGCGGAGCGGGTGTTCGAGATCCTCGACACGCCCGCCGACGTCGCCGACCTGCCGGGAGCGACACCGCTGCCGACACCGGCCGGGCGGCTGGCCTTTGAAGGAGTCCGGTTCACCTATCCCGGGACGCGGTCGGAGGTCCTCAAGGGCGTTGACTTCCGCATCGAGCCCGGCGAGACGCTCGCGCTCGTGGGGTCCACCGGCAGCGGGAAGACGACGCTGGCCTCCCTGGTCAGCCGGTTCTACGACCCGGACGGGGGCCGGGTCTCGCTCGACGAGCGCGACCTCAAGTCGCTGACGCTGGACTCGCTTCGCTCGCACGTAGGGGTCGCCTTCGAGGACCCGATCCTTTTCAGCGCGTCGGTCCGGGAGAACCTGCTGATGGGAAGTCCGGACGCAAGCGACGACGACCTGTGGGACGCGCTGGCGGCGGCGCAGGCCGACGTGTTCGTCCGCAACCTGCCGTGGGGTCTGGACACCCGCGTGGGCGAGCAGGGCTACTCGCTGTCGGGCGGACAGCGCCAGCGCCTCGCCTTGGCCCGGGCCGTGGTCGGTCGGCCCCGGGTGCTGGTGCTCGACAACCCGATGTCGTCGGTGGACGTCCACACGGAGGCACTGATCGAGGAGGCCCTGAAGTCGATCCTTCAGGGCCGCACCGCGCTGCTCATCGCCTACCGGCCTTCGACGCTGCTGCTGGCCGACAGGGTCGCGCTGCTGCACGAGG
This is a stretch of genomic DNA from Actinomycetota bacterium. It encodes these proteins:
- a CDS encoding ABC transporter ATP-binding protein, with the translated sequence MVRPYRRNLVVAIAVSIAALGAQVNAPLVVKRYIDEAIRGNRPQSVIPYALVIFGLGLAQAVMWFVRRNLLGSAAVGLENDLRNRLYGHLQALPVSFHDGWQSGQLVSRAVSDISRIRRFLGFGLSWLVILAVQFAWITVLLFRLDVGLAITTIAFSAPVALMSYRFSRRFRKISRDTQDQQGDLTTVIEEVATGVRVIKSYGRSRERSEIFSRQALKLREITLVGVSLRAKWWSLNTILLNTNLVVILLFGGLRVVNGGLSLGALVAFIQFQLMLVWPVRDVGWILSNGQEASAAAERVFEILDTPADVADLPGATPLPTPAGRLAFEGVRFTYPGTRSEVLKGVDFRIEPGETLALVGSTGSGKTTLASLVSRFYDPDGGRVSLDERDLKSLTLDSLRSHVGVAFEDPILFSASVRENLLMGSPDASDDDLWDALAAAQADVFVRNLPWGLDTRVGEQGYSLSGGQRQRLALARAVVGRPRVLVLDNPMSSVDVHTEALIEEALKSILQGRTALLIAYRPSTLLLADRVALLHEGRIVATGTHHDLLSEVPLYREMLAKDVADPFAAEEVNA